DNA from Triplophysa dalaica isolate WHDGS20190420 chromosome 9, ASM1584641v1, whole genome shotgun sequence:
gaaatataatttcttcaaaatacaaaaagtgCTCACGTGACCCAGGAAAAGAAAGGGAAGGAGGAAGGTCAGTCCACGCCACATCCATGACTGAAATCCCTCTGTTAAGACAAAAACACAGTGTTTATACAGAGGTAATGTTTTCTGATATGAATTTGtatgaaattgtttatttatattattattataagtccTCACCAACAGTCAAATCCATGTTGTGCCGTTCTCCCAGTGCTTTAAGTCTGTAGAGACATCCACTTTGATAGTAGTACTGAAGACATTGCACGAAGCCTGGAAGAGAAGTCACACTTTGCCTCTAAAGTCTATAAATATTACTCAGCGGGTTGCCAGATGTGCTTGCATGCAAACTTTAGGACTTACTTTGATACAAACAATAGGCCAGAAATGGGTTCCGGAATGACTGATACAATTCACCATCTGGCCTAAATACATTAGAATTGTTGTATGAGGGCAAACCAATTGTAACTTTCCCAAAAAATGAGTGCAACCAAAAAAGAGAGATCTCTTCATAAGCTATAAAAAAGCCCAACAGTGTTGTTGCGCTTTAAATAATAAGCAAATCTAAAACATAAGATATAACTCACCAGGTTAGCATAACCCCCGACAGAAAGGCAGAAATATAATGGTGGACAACCCACCAGCCCTTAATTCTGAAAAAGCAAAGTATGCGGATACATTTTTGATAGGTCTTTGGAACAGAAGCAGAATTCACAAGTCCAAATTTGAAGTCTCATATGCAGATCATATAAACAGAACTGACCTGGACCCATTGCTGATGAGGATGCTCTCACGGATCGTCAGGGTGCAATAGTACCACACCAACATGAAGTACAGAAGTGCATCCACAGCTCTACACTCACACAAGAGAAGCAGACACATGAAATCTGATAATGTGATGTGATGGACATACAGTCCTGCATCAACTGTCTGAACTCAGTCTTACCTGTAGGCGATGAAGAAGTGACACAAGAAGGACAACAGGAACATAATCATGGTCACAAACAACTTGAACTTTTCGTACTCATCTTTGTATTCAGCTCTGCAGCAAGAGGATTAAAGTAAAGTTAGGGATTCCTTGTCTTTACAAATTTTCTGAGAACTATTGAATAGTAAACTTCTTTTCTCTAAGTTTAGATTTTGCAgtgtaaaacatacaaaaaattgtgcttaaacatacatttaaaaattgcatttacattacagaatatgcctaaaataaatacatttaattctttGCTTGTGCTTACTTCAACTCTTTGCTGAGGAGGTTGACATTCACATTTCCAAGGACAAGGCTAAGATAGAGCCTTGAAAAGAGAGACATAAAAACAACTTCTTTAAAAAGCCTAAATCAACCACATATATACAACTATTAGTTATTTGTCCTATACCCATTTTTCTTTGGAAGAAATGCCTCcatttgatttaaattgttttgcatATCTTGAacgtgacctttgaccttctCCACGGTGTTCTTATCCTCTTCCGTCAGACCTTTATTGCATCTTGGGTGGAGAAAATCTATGTTAATGATAGGAGTAACCATCCCATTTCGTAAAACCTTTACTATATACAGACAGAGTGGTTTAAACGGAAAAAAAGGTTACCCACTTCTTCAATGATTTGGATAACTGTGTCAAATTCTTCTTTTGTCCAGCTACGGATGTAACAAAGTTCTTTTGAAGCCTGGAGACTTCATTTAACTTCTGCATGTAAAGTCGACGGGTCTCCTGGAGTTTTGTTTCAACAGAAAGATTGTTTGTGTGCATATAAGATTTAAATTAAAGGAAGTCGAAAATCTACTATCTGCTTTACTATTAAATGTATGGTAAAGTAATTTCTTCAATTTACTTTACAGAACAGAAATTATGATAATTTTAATATGAAAGGTAGGATCCTACCGGAATCTGCTGAAATTCTTTCTCCTGAATGTCCCATTCTTGAAGGGCTGTTGCCAGTGCTCTCGACATCTAGGCCTATACAAGTAGTTAAGTGGTGAATGCTAGAAAAATATAATCTCGAGAATTTCGTGATAAATTTTGCGAACCAATACGGCGTGTTAGAAATGAGCTTCACCTTAGAAGCATTTTGATTGTCTATCTTACTTATCTCTTAGGAATTGCAATAGACAGACTTGAACTTTGAAGTGAACTTTGACACACCAACCTGGCTGACCTGTGACACACTTGAAAGGACCACAAATGTATAGCCACACTGACGATTCCGCAATACAGACATTTCAAGAGATTATTACTCTGGTACACGTGTGGTGATTGTAGTGTTTAATAAAGGTGGACTGATCTTTGATTATGACCTAGTTGCATAACCCAATAATCGTTCAAAAACTTTACTGATATGAATAAGATTATAAGaacattaacaaacaactatAGGGTGCAATGAAGAAAGAGATCAACTTTTAAACCAGTTTACAGCTAATGATCTCACAATGTGAATACCTGACATTCGCATTTTAGTTTGTCTGTGTGAAAAATGATATAGACTCATgatataaaatagcattttataatttaatatcaaaatatattgtcaaaaaaaaaacgtaagtAAAAATCAATTGAAACCTTGTCCACGAGCATCCTCTTGCGTTCACTCACGTAATAAGGCCCCTCCAGTGCGCATGCGCATCTCTGTCACGATAGACTCGAGCAATAAGTGCGTCCGCGGGGGTTTGGCCTGTTAAGAAACATTATACTACATTGAAATGACTGACGGTGCAACAACAGCAGGATCTAATCTCACGGATAGTGCATTTACAGCTTTAAAATCCTCCCTCGGATTTCTTCTGCTCGCCGATAAAGTGGAATCGCTGTCCAGCGGTGAGAGGTGACCGGCTGGGTGTGTTGGCTTCAGCTTCAGCTTCAGCTTCGTCGCGTTTCATGCCGCTTGTCAATGaacgtgtgtttatgtgaagTCGTTTTACAGAACTCGCTGGATTTGTCTGATACATAAGGGCCAAAATGAGCTCCGCGGTTTATGTTTTATCCACTGTGACCGGATATGTGCTCACCTCCGCGTTTCTGCTGAAGTGTCCGACCCTGCTTCGccggagaaagagagagactttccGCAGCAGACACATCTCACACCGGGGCGGTGAGTGGACAGGAGATGCTTTTCAGGTGTTAAATGTCTCTGTACGGAGGAATTAAGCGGGTTTATTGTCATTCCTTTCACTGTATCCTAAGTAAGTCAAATGAATTGCTCTCATAAGAGCTATCGGGACCAGGGTGCTCGCTTAGGTTTGAAACACAGCCAAGGCATTCAATAAACCTTACGGGTAACAGCAGTTCCCATAAGTTTTGTTGAATGTTCATTTGATCAAATTATGCATTTCAAGctgtatttgtctttcttgGAAAGAAAAGGAATTAACTTCGCGTTTAACACGTTACGGATAAAGGTTGAGTTATTTAATGACTACACAATGATGTGTGGACTGTGAACCCCCTAACATAACAGTGTGTGTGCtacagtatgtatgtatatatctACTGAAGTCATTTGCCGGCGTTGTATCAAAATCTGACTCTCCTTGAGATTATGACACAGTGTTTTCCCCATCGTAGGTTAGGTTAAGGTGTGGGGGCGGGCTTTAGAGATCACCAATCACAAAGCAGTATTCTAAGTGAATGAACCAATCAGAAGTAGGGGAATGTGGAGTCGAAATTCGCACCAGCATTTAAATAAGATGCATGAgcaatgtttgaaatgaaggCAAAGAAGCAGAAATTTACACTTTTATGTTCCAATACATTGTTTCTTCATTTCTAGGTGCTGGTGAGAACTTGGAGAACACAATGGCAGCCTTCAGGCAGTGAGTTTCTTCATAACAATTGATTTCTTCTCTGCAGCTATTCGATATTGGTTGTGTCTTATTTGCATATCGTGCGTCTTAAGGCTGGtacacactacaagacttttactCAGATTTTCAGTTAGCACTTGTCGCAGAAAGTCTGCGCTAGTCTTCAGATTTTATCGCGTAATGTGTaatgctttgtttttctctgcAAGACTACCAATTTTTTTCAAGTCCGGTAAACATCCGAAAAGAATAGATGtagtagattatttctgaaacaagcaaaaaagcttaattacattagctagccaGTTataagtatgtctagccagtattatttggggttaccagtagaagaaccgttacttggctaaacttaaattagACAAAGTCATACAACCCATTCtacaaattgtttatataataaaattaacatacaacaaaattaagCAAATcgttttttatacaattaaaataagattcatacaatttaaatgaaatataaatagttatattattagccgcTAGACAGACcgattaacaaaaacaaaccgaAAGTTAACTTCGGCCAGGcgtgtgcgtccgatgaaaccgtctatacacAGTTCCTCTCCCACATGCTGAAAGGTATTTTAACAAGTTGAGAATTAAATGAGCAAATGCTGTCTTGGCTTAactctgtttcttttttatttacctaCACCCCATTCAGTGCTGTCAAACTAGGCACTGACATGTTGGAATTGGACTGTCATTTGACCAGAGATGAGCACGTGGTTGTACTGCACGATTCAAACCTGAAGAGGTCGACCGGCATCAATGCGTACATCTCTGATGTGGCTTATGCTGTGAGTGAACAGACTTCAAACATCTCTGCTAAATAATTGCAGTTGCCGATGTGAAGCTATAATGCCACAAGTTATTTAttcaagaaatgtgtgtttgtatttttaggaTCTTCCACCTTATCTTTGTAAGCTCGGGGTGACTTTCAAGCGAGGTGAGTGATCACGTTCAACAAATATACAAAGGTTACTGTATCCATTCGCGTAACATCATATTCCTCACGTATTTCAGAGTGCTTCTGTGAAGGAGGAGATGACGAACGCATCCCTTTACTAAAAGATGTGTTTGAAGCGTTCCCAAGTACCCCTGTAAATATCGATATCAAGGTCAACAATGACACACTCATCaagaaggtgtgtgtgtgtgagactctTGTATCATGCCCTTGACTCCTGTCCGTGCAGCTGTTTGTCACTGCTAAAATTGTCAAAGTCAGCAGGATGAGTCTGCCAGAAGGAAATTGTTTGACTGATAGAGTTTTACCTTCTCCCTGTCAGGTGTCTGAGCTAGTCATCCAGTATGACAGAGAGCACTTGACTGTTTGGGGAAACTCGAGGAACGAAATTGTTAAGAAATGTTACAAAGAGGTAAAATCGATGACTGAGTCTGAACTAAATCACTGTAGACAGTTTGAAAAATGACTGTGACTGATGTTTTCAATGTCTTTTGTAGAATCCACGAATCCCACTCTTGTTCAGCTTGCCAAGAGTTCTGCTGTTATTGGGTCTTTTCTACACGGGCCTTTTGCCCTTTGTCCCACTCAAAGAGCAGTTCCTGGAGATTCCTATGCCTTCCATTGTCTCAAAGTAAGGAACTATGGAACAACAGCAATCAACCTTTTTAGATTTAGGCTTCGTATTTGTTTCTGTTACTACACTAGATGCTAAGTAGCACATAGGATTGAGAATGCCCAGCCAAAATACACGGAcaatccacaaaacacacagatcaATCTACAGCTCCAAAgggaaaacatatttgtttggTCTGAATGTGACCAGGTGccataaaataatgcaatgaaagAAGCTCAACCTGATTCCAAACATGTTGTTCAGAAGTTGTATGtacatttttcttctgtggttcacaaaataagatattgtgGTGTTATGATATAAGTGGTGTTTtgtacatacaatggaagtcaatgggatccaatgttgtttggttaccaacattcttcaaaatatcttctttgtgttctgcagaagaaagaaagtcatacaggtttgtaatgacaaggAGGTAGTAAATTATGCAAGTATTTTGATTTTTGGAATCAATGTTGATGATGTAGAAATTAAATTGATACAATTTCTTATGATTGACACCGACCAATATCTCTCTAGACTTGAGTCTATAGTTTATCTTTAgaattagatattttttatttaaatattttttgagaagTGTTGATCCTTTTTCCTCTCTTGTAGACTCCGAGACCCCGAGCATCAGACCAGAAGTCAGCGTTTCCTAACATGGCTGGCAGACGTGTAAGTTTATGTACACACTGGCCAAAGCAcatctatgtaaaatgtaaaagtgaccaaatgacatttctgcaagttacatttgtttgtatgtCTTGTTATTGTATGAAAAGAGGAGTTAAAAATCACATAAAGTAGaatgttaaatgaaaatgtgcatgtgttttcagGCTTCTAATGAGAAAATCTCTATTCGATCATCTGAAAGGCAGAGGAATACAGGTACTCAAAATAAGATTCAGGTCAAACACAACATGTGCTTTATGGGTAACCATAGCATTAGAGGACTATGATGTGCATGAGCAGATTGCAGGAGCTTTGAAAGGAATTTCCCTCTTGAGTGGAAAGTCATCATGTGACAGTGTGTATTTTTCCCCTTTCAAACCACAGGTGTATGTCTGGGTGTTAAACGATGAGGAGGACTTTAAACGTGCCATTGACCTTGGGGCTACAGGGATTATGACAGACTATCCCACCAAGCTGAAGGAGTTCCTGGAGAAAAACAACTACACTGCCGCTCTGAAATAAGACTTGACAGCTAAAGTGAACACTCAGTAGGTTTTTCCATCAGATCTTTGGCTTCTTCGGTATTGAATGGACCCAGCATTCTTTGTTTATGACAGCGAGTGTGGAAGTAAGGGCAGCTATTAGTTCGAGATTCTTCAGCAATCAAAACCaacacccaaaaacgaaaatcaatttcatcatttactcaacctcatgttgttccatacctgtatgactttcagaAGAAACTTTGAGAAATGTACTTGTCACTCCTTTCCCATGAAGCTACACTGTATGGGGACTGTAATTTTCAGTCATTGAACAAACACTAAAGCACCATATACAAGTATGACGCGA
Protein-coding regions in this window:
- the tmem120ab gene encoding transmembrane protein 120A-like, translated to MSRALATALQEWDIQEKEFQQIPETRRLYMQKLNEVSRLQKNFVTSVAGQKKNLTQLSKSLKKCNKGLTEEDKNTVEKVKGHVQDMQNNLNQMEAFLPKKNGLYLSLVLGNVNVNLLSKELKAEYKDEYEKFKLFVTMIMFLLSFLCHFFIAYRAVDALLYFMLVWYYCTLTIRESILISNGSRIKGWWVVHHYISAFLSGVMLTWPDGELYQSFRNPFLAYCLYQSFVQCLQYYYQSGCLYRLKALGERHNMDLTVEGFQSWMWRGLTFLLPFLFLGHFWQLWNSISLFRMAHLPECKEWQISMCGFCFLVLFTGNFFTTVAVVRHKIKNEKTKRL
- the gdpd1 gene encoding lysophospholipase D GDPD1, yielding MSSAVYVLSTVTGYVLTSAFLLKCPTLLRRRKRETFRSRHISHRGGAGENLENTMAAFRHAVKLGTDMLELDCHLTRDEHVVVLHDSNLKRSTGINAYISDVAYADLPPYLCKLGVTFKRECFCEGGDDERIPLLKDVFEAFPSTPVNIDIKVNNDTLIKKVSELVIQYDREHLTVWGNSRNEIVKKCYKENPRIPLLFSLPRVLLLLGLFYTGLLPFVPLKEQFLEIPMPSIVSKLRDPEHQTRSQRFLTWLADVLLMRKSLFDHLKGRGIQVYVWVLNDEEDFKRAIDLGATGIMTDYPTKLKEFLEKNNYTAALK